In Silene latifolia isolate original U9 population chromosome X, ASM4854445v1, whole genome shotgun sequence, the following proteins share a genomic window:
- the LOC141623278 gene encoding plant intracellular Ras-group-related LRR protein 4-like: MENITAVETMEGVVEEIMRMHKTLPARPDIDEVAAAKALISNVDRDCESKLEAINRQTKGKVVPEELFFLYLEMQRTLVNFRSKKQKRDALKLLDLENEHQVFDEFIQRASQCVLPSNGDTRKGQSSYVEKKKEILKEEILKKGVSNEMVTRDDSYLMKAKDGLYLDGFGTAPVVVAPQIHDSTLKTSTLSAQDGEKISLIKLASLIEVSAKKGTSEISLSSRLSDQVEWLPDSIGKLSSLITLDLSENRIVSLPVKIGGLSSLSKLDLRANKINELPESIGELLSLIFLDLSGNNLVKLPPSLGRLIHLEELDMRSNNLSSLPDTIGCLTNLKRLNVETNNLDELPHTIGQCSSLEELLVAYNRLKALPEAVGKIESLTVLTVRYNNIKQLPTTMSSLVKLRELDVSFNELEAVPESLCFATTLVKLNISNNFADLRSLPRSIGNLEMLEFLDISNNQIRFLPDSFGLLSRLNVLYADQNPLEVPPRQIADKGAQAVVQYMADLVANGDVKTHPIKQKTSWAQICCFPQSNKRKRSSVDYVKP, translated from the exons ATGGAAAACATCACGGCGGTGGAGACAATGGAAGGTGTAGTAGAGGAGATAATGAGGATGCACAAAACCCTGCCAGCGCGGCCGGATATTGATGAGGTGGCCGCGGCGAAGGCGTTGATATCGAACGTAGACAGAGACTGTGAGTCAAAATTGGAAGCCATTAATAGACAAACCAAGGGAAAAGTAGTACCTGAAGAATTATTCTTCTTGTATTTAGAGATGCAGAGGACATTGGTAAATTTTCGAAGTAAAAAACAAAAGAGGGATGCTCTTAAACTTCTTGATCTCGAGAATGAACACCAAGTGTTCGATGAATTTATTCAGAGAGCTTCTCAGTGTGTTTTGCCTAGTAATGGTGATACTAGGAAAGGGCAATCGAGTTATGTGGAAAAGAAGAAGGAGATATTGAAGGAGGAGATATTGAAGAAGGGTGTGAGTAATGAGATGGTTACTAGGGATGATAGTTATCTTATGAAGGCGAAAGATGGTTTGTATCTTGATGGATTTGGTACTGCTCCTGTTGTTGTTGCTCCTCAGATTCATGACTCCACCCTTAAAACATCTACTCTTTCTG CTCAAGATGGCGAGAAAATTAGCTTGATTAAGTTGGCAAGCTTGATAGAAGTGTCTGCGAAAAAGGGAACTAGCGAGATCAGCTTAAGTAGCAGGTTGTCTGATCAAGTCGAATGGTTACCTGATTCGATAGGGAAGCTATCGAGTTTGATCACTCTCGATTTATCAGAAAACCGGATTGTTTCTTTGCCTGTTAAAATTGGAGGTCTTTCCTCGCTATCGAAATTGGATTTACGTGCTAACAAAATCAATGAGCTTCCAGAGTCGATTGGGGAATTGTTGAGCCTTATTTTTCTTGACCTAAGTGGTAATAACTTGGTTAAACTTCCTCCTAGTTTGGGTAGATTGATTCATCTTGAGGAGCTCGACATGAGGTCAAACAATCTATCTTCCCTCCCGGATACTATTGGGTGTTTGACCAACCTCAAAAGACTGAATGTGGAGACTAATAATCTCGATGAGCTCCCTCATACAATCGGTCAATGCTCGTCCCTAGAAGAACTACTTGTTGCCTATAACCGGCTTAAAGCCCTCCCTGAGGCTGTGGGAAAGATTGAGTCTCTTACAGTTCTTACTGTGAGGTACAATAATATAAAACAACTGCCTACTACTATGTCTTCCCTGGTCAAGTTGAGGGAGCTTGATGTGAGCTTCAATGAACTTGAGGCAGTACCCGAGAGCTTGTGCTTTGCCACTACACTTGTGAAGCTAAATATAAGTAACAACTTTGCTGATTTACGATCCCTTCCAAGGTCGATTGGGAACCTTGAGATGCTGGAATTTCTCGATATCAGCAACAACCAAATACGTTTCCTCCCTGACTCGTTTGGATTGTTGTCACGCTTGAATGTGCTTTATGCTGATCAGAATCCTTTGGAAGTGCCACCAAGGCAGATTGCTGATAAGGGTGCACAG GCCGTTGTTCAGTACATGGCTGATCTTGTTGCAAACGGAGATGTTAAAACACATCCTATCAAACAGAAGACGAGCTGGGCACAAATATGCTGCTTTCCACAGTCTAACAAAAGAAAGCGCAGTAGTGTGGATTACGTTAAGCCGTGA